Below is a genomic region from Prevotella melaninogenica.
ACTTCCTTTCGGCTTACGCATTAGGCGAGAACCTTGCTGCTACCTCTGTGGATTTGGCTTGGCATTGCCTCTCACCTTCTGAGGTTCCGACAACTGAGGAGGCCCCAGCCTTCGAGAAGAAGGTACTGGCGGATATGGGTCTGTTGAACAATCAGATTCCTCCACGTTACTCTACTTCTTACTTCAACCATATTTGGGGTGGTGGATATGCAGCTGGTTATTACAGCTACCTGTGGAGTGAGGTATTAGCTGCTAACATCGCCGACTACTTCGAGGCTCACGGTGCCCTGACACGTAAGGTGGGTGATGACTTCCGCCAGAAGATTCTCTCACGTGGTAATACCCGCGACCTGATGCAGATCTTCTCTGACTTCACTGGTCTCAAAGCGCCCGATACAAAGGGATTGCTCAAGGCGAGGGGGATGTAATGCCCCACCCAACCTCCCCGAAAGGGGAGGAGTGTTTTCCGTCACTTGCAAAAAAATACAGCAATGAAAAGCAAAACACAATCAAAAAGGGGGAGAGTCCGCTTCTTCTTTTTCTTTCTTCTCTCTCTTCTAATCCTCAACTTTGGGGTAAAAGGCTATTGGAAGTTAAAGTCCTATTCATTCCAAAGCTATTTCAAAGATGTATGGGAGATCTGTCACGAAAAGGGGTTTAACGAAGACTACTGCATCCTCGTAGACTTTTCGCGCCCATCAGGTGAGGACCGAATGGCTATTATCGACCTGAACACGTTGTCCGTACTCGACACTGGTCCCTGTGCACATGGCAAAGGAAAGGGGAACAGTGCGTGGAAACCTATTTTCTCAAATAAGGAGGGGAGCAGATGTTCAAGTCTCGGAGCTTTCAAGATTGCAGAGAAAGGCTATTCCGCTACTGTCGGTCTGCGTTTTACCCTTGATGGGTTAGATGCATCAAACAGCAATGCAAGACGAAGAAACATCCTCATTCATAGTTCCCGATACGTGGGCATTATGCACCATCTCACATCTTATCTCCCACTCTCCGATGCATCGTGGGGATGCTTCACTACAAGCCCTGCCATGCTAAAGAAAATCGAAACCCTTTGTGACAAGAGCAAGAAGCCTATCCTGCTTTATGCATATAAATAATCTTGACGAACAAAAGATTATAATGGAACTGAACCTGAAAAGAACCCTGACTTGTATAATCCTGACTGTGTTCACCACTCTCAGCACACGTGCCCAGACCTTATGCGTCATTGACGGCACTCCCCTTCC
It encodes:
- a CDS encoding murein L,D-transpeptidase catalytic domain-containing protein, producing MKSKTQSKRGRVRFFFFFLLSLLILNFGVKGYWKLKSYSFQSYFKDVWEICHEKGFNEDYCILVDFSRPSGEDRMAIIDLNTLSVLDTGPCAHGKGKGNSAWKPIFSNKEGSRCSSLGAFKIAEKGYSATVGLRFTLDGLDASNSNARRRNILIHSSRYVGIMHHLTSYLPLSDASWGCFTTSPAMLKKIETLCDKSKKPILLYAYK